The region aagattcagataatgtaggaggagcgctgcagaagattcagataacacaggaggagcgctgcagaagattcagataatacaggaggagcgaggcagaagattcagataatgtaggaggagcgctgcagaagattcAGATAATACACGAGGAGCGAGGCAGAAGATCTGGACACAATACTTGGGAGAACTCAGTATTTATTTTACAATATCAACATACAAAAATCTGAACAAGTAAATTCAGCTTCAAAACAAAGATGGCCACAGAGGAGGTCACCGGCTGTGGAGTCAGAGAAACTTGCATCACCCCTTCCATCATTAAACTACTACTCACATCTGGCAGCCAGAGCTGTAGTTCCATGGTCTGAGGGGAATGTCTAGGACGCCGACCTGCGCAGATCAGGCTCAAGCCCAGCACGGCTGATGTTCTCTGATGTCAGACGTTCCTGTGCAGACACCGAACACTAGAACTGCCGTGGTGATCTCATCCTGCACGGACCAATGAGGTGACCGGATCCACAGGACGCCGCTATTATACCACCAATCCTGGGGCGACCGTTCCAGTCCAGCACCTGATCACAGCGATCATCGTACATCAGGCGCTAACGCCTCATCCTGTCCAGTGCAAATAACTATAAACGGCAACTTTCTATTTTTACTTGTTAACGTTttaagctgagggtttgttacaatgtataagTGCAGATAACAACGTCATCCTGGAGCACAAGACAGAACAGAGATATGTGCTAACCTCAGGTGAAGCCGCCTgcactgacacactgtaacaaacATCCGGAGGCTGAAGACTGATCCTGCACGACCTGCGTATGGACTTGTTACAATGTGTCATTGTAGATAATAACCATCAGCCTGGAGTTCAAGAGAGTACCGAGATTTGTGTTCATCTCATAGAGGCAACACTGTAACAAACCTCCAGCTGCGAAACCATGGAATTACAGTGGAACAAAAAAATTTAGCAATTCACAGGAAGCAAGCAGAGTTCTTCAGTGGTAAAAAAAGGAAGTTGCAGAACAATCATAAAAGGGGAGGTTCAGGATTAGAGAAGGATGGCTACTCTTCTCCAAATCAGCACCCTCCCCCCGTCCGAAGGTTGTttgcggtactgcagctcagccccgcTCACTTATAGAAAGCTTTGCTGCAATAACAATCACGACCTGAAGATGGCAGAATCGGGTAATGGTGATAGTAACGTTCTCTCCAGTTTTACAGCGGTGTCCTGTGTGTTCTCTGCCCCTGTGCAGACATGCACTACAAATACAGAACCTGTGATGGGACGCAGAATGCCGCGGAGCATGCAATAATCGGGGGTCTTgccgatgattacatcaggggtatGGGGTCCTCTATATATGATCCGATCGATCACCCATTAATCAGCGATGAGAAGGGATCCGACAGTCCAGTGCCGGAGGATATGTAAGTCCTTCAGTTACTGACGATGCAGGAATCACAGTGACAAGAGCGGATGTGGGAATATAAACACGTAATGACGTCCGCGGCAGCGACAGAACATATTAACCATTTTATTAGTAGGATCATCTGTATTTACATTGTGGTCACTAACCAGGAACCTGCGTGTTACGGGGTCCTGCACAATGCCGAGGAGTCCAGAGACCCACCAGTGCAGACGCCGCAGCGGTACCATGGTGGAGTCCTGATTGCTGTGTCGGCCTTCCTCTGATTAGCTCAGCACCACGTGGCGGTCAAACACGGACTTGCGCTGTTCTTGCACTTGTAACTTCCAGCGCTGCTGAGCGTATTCCACCTTGTTCAGCACGTTGGCGCGGCTCCTGGATCGGGCCAGCACATCGTGGGCGTTAGCGAAAGGCTGGTGATCCTGAAAGATAAAAAGCCAGAATGTGCATCACGGAGGCGTCATCCGGAAACACCGCACCGAGTGAAAAGGTCAGGAGATTACTAACAGACTGAGGATAGGAGCTCTGCGACCAGTCAGTGAATGAAGCCAGGGGCGGCTCTTGTCCTGCTCACATAGCCGAGAGCGCTGAGAACCAGATCTCCGTCCGTCTGCTCACGGACACTAAAAAGTGTTAGCTCTCCTGATGTAGACCGCCACCAGATACCATCCGGACAATGACGCCGGGATATTGGTGACTCGCCATTGTCACTATGTGTTTATACAACACGCGGCAGCTGCCGGGCATTGAGCAGACGGATCAGGTTACCCCTCTGTTATAGTAATCAACATGAACGCCGAGAGCTGGAGCCAGAGCCGACGTGGAGCAACCGCAGCGTTACGCTCAGCACTCATCAGCTCTGCTGTGTAAACAGGCGCTATTGTGTGGGGGTGTTTGTGTATGACGGGGAGATAAAGCCACCAAAAATGCCGATCACCAAGTATGGCCATAGTGCTCCCATAATGCTGATGTGTGCCACAAATCCCCACTATGTGGAGGAGCGCCCCCCGATGGAGCCGCAGTGCAGGTGTCCAAACTCACCCCAACATCTTCATCATTCTGTATCAGCTGAGAGTGACCAAAGAGACGTCTCTTCAACATGGGCTCCACCAGGGTCAGGTACACCATGTACAGCAGGAGGAGGCCGAGGATGGACAGGTAAATGATGATCGTCACCTGCGGAGGACAAGaaccgagtgcagctctggagtataatacaggataagcaacgtatgtgcacagtgactgcaccagcagaatagtgagtgcagctccggggtataatacaggaaataactcaggatcagtaatgtaacatatatacacagtgactgcaccagcaggatagtgagtgcagctctggggtataatacaggatagaactcaggattagtaatgtaatgtatgtacacagtgactgcaccagcagaatagtgagtgcagctctggggtataatacaggatggaactaaggatcagtaatgtaatgtatgtacacagtgactccaccag is a window of Ranitomeya variabilis isolate aRanVar5 chromosome 2, aRanVar5.hap1, whole genome shotgun sequence DNA encoding:
- the TMEM9B gene encoding transmembrane protein 9B — encoded protein: MMAAIPAYTAVVILLLATVHGSEEKNSEDVRCKCICPPYKDKPGNIFNRNVTQKDCDCLHVVSPMPVPGADVEAYCLRCECKYEERSSVTIKVTIIIYLSILGLLLLYMVYLTLVEPMLKRRLFGHSQLIQNDEDVGDHQPFANAHDVLARSRSRANVLNKVEYAQQRWKLQVQEQRKSVFDRHVVLS